One stretch of Corynebacterium callunae DSM 20147 DNA includes these proteins:
- a CDS encoding MFS transporter, with protein sequence MSVQNPAIVSATPDTTISTTISTTETSKKDLRNAVRASFIGTFVEWFDYAAYMYMASIIAGVFFPELTGRAALINTFALFALSFLIRPIGAVAWGHIGDRLGRTKSLSASILFMSLATFCIALLPGYNSIGIAAPILLLVLRLIQGFSASGEYAAASTYISESAPQNRRGLFASVVPAATACGLLLGSLFVALLTSLLDDASLASWGWRLPFLLAAPLGIVGLIIRRMAPETHVADEDSAKKLPILEVFKYPRALLVAFSGAILNAIGFYMVLAYLPTYLSEELGMSSSSAFIATTISSTVYAVLVVATGALSDRLGRRTTMLIAAALFAVFSIPAFLALDSASFVGVILIQVGMGACLALNDGVLPSFISEQFPADVRLTGFALTFNCANAFFGGTAAMIATWMIGASGNVIAPAYYMVAAAIITAIGVAFAAKSK encoded by the coding sequence ATGTCTGTTCAAAACCCGGCAATAGTAAGTGCCACGCCAGATACCACAATTAGCACCACAATTAGCACCACTGAAACCAGCAAAAAAGATCTTAGGAACGCAGTACGCGCGAGCTTTATCGGAACCTTTGTTGAATGGTTCGACTACGCCGCATACATGTACATGGCTTCCATCATTGCGGGAGTTTTCTTCCCGGAGCTCACCGGACGTGCGGCACTTATTAACACGTTCGCCCTATTTGCACTCTCATTCCTAATTCGTCCTATCGGCGCAGTTGCTTGGGGACACATCGGAGACCGCCTTGGTCGCACCAAGAGTCTTTCCGCTTCCATCCTCTTTATGAGCCTTGCAACTTTCTGTATTGCATTACTTCCCGGATATAACTCCATCGGCATTGCTGCACCAATCTTGCTTTTGGTGCTACGCCTTATCCAGGGATTTAGTGCTTCCGGCGAATATGCTGCAGCATCTACCTATATCTCAGAATCTGCTCCACAGAACCGTCGCGGACTTTTCGCCTCAGTAGTTCCTGCAGCTACCGCTTGTGGACTCCTCCTTGGTTCCCTCTTTGTCGCTCTTCTCACTTCCCTCCTTGACGATGCTTCCCTCGCTTCCTGGGGTTGGCGTCTACCATTCCTTTTGGCAGCACCTCTAGGAATTGTTGGACTCATCATCCGACGCATGGCTCCCGAAACTCACGTTGCCGACGAAGACTCCGCTAAAAAGCTTCCAATCCTCGAGGTTTTCAAATACCCACGTGCACTCCTTGTAGCTTTCTCCGGCGCCATCCTCAATGCCATCGGCTTCTACATGGTTCTGGCTTACCTGCCCACTTACCTCTCCGAAGAACTCGGTATGAGCTCTAGCAGTGCTTTTATCGCTACCACTATCTCCTCCACAGTGTATGCAGTCCTCGTCGTCGCAACCGGCGCACTTTCTGACCGCCTAGGCCGTCGCACCACAATGCTTATTGCTGCAGCACTTTTTGCAGTATTTTCAATTCCTGCTTTCCTCGCGCTTGACAGCGCGAGCTTCGTCGGAGTCATTTTGATCCAGGTCGGCATGGGTGCCTGTCTTGCGCTTAACGACGGAGTGCTCCCGTCCTTCATCTCTGAACAATTCCCAGCTGACGTTCGACTCACTGGTTTTGCCCTTACCTTCAACTGCGCGAATGCCTTCTTTGGCGGCACCGCAGCAATGATCGCAACCTGGATGATCGGTGCCAGCGGCAACGTAATTGCACCGGCTTACTACATGGTCGCAGCTGCAATTATTACCGCAATTGGTGTCG
- the rfbA gene encoding glucose-1-phosphate thymidylyltransferase RfbA yields MKGIILAGGSGTRLYPITKGISKQLMPIYDKPMVYYPLTTLIQSGISDILIITTPEDRSSFERLLGDGSAWGISLSYAVQPSPDGLAQAFIIGEDFIGSDDVALVLGDNIFDGAQLGHSLKQCSDPSGGIVFAYEVSDPERYGVVEFDAANKAVSIEEKPTAPKSNFAVVGLYFYDNRVVDIAKSIKPSSRGELEITSVNDAYLQQGALTVQRLDRGDVWLDTGTIDSMSEASSYVEVLQKRTGNIIGSPEVAAYREGFISAAQLTVLGEELKKSGYGNYLLRVAGE; encoded by the coding sequence ATGAAGGGCATCATTCTCGCAGGTGGTTCCGGAACCCGTCTCTACCCAATCACCAAGGGCATTTCCAAGCAGCTCATGCCGATTTATGACAAGCCCATGGTCTACTACCCATTGACCACGCTTATCCAATCCGGCATTAGCGATATCCTCATCATCACTACCCCAGAAGACCGCTCCTCCTTCGAACGCCTGCTTGGCGATGGCTCTGCCTGGGGAATTTCACTCAGCTATGCCGTGCAACCCTCGCCCGATGGCCTTGCCCAGGCGTTTATCATCGGCGAAGATTTCATCGGCTCAGACGATGTGGCACTGGTCCTTGGCGATAACATCTTCGACGGCGCCCAACTTGGTCACTCTTTGAAGCAATGTTCTGATCCTTCCGGCGGCATTGTCTTTGCTTATGAGGTGTCCGATCCAGAGCGTTATGGCGTGGTGGAATTTGATGCTGCTAATAAGGCGGTGTCGATTGAAGAAAAGCCCACCGCACCAAAATCCAACTTTGCCGTGGTAGGACTGTACTTCTACGACAATCGCGTGGTGGACATCGCTAAGTCAATCAAGCCTTCCTCGCGCGGCGAGCTAGAAATCACCTCCGTTAACGATGCCTACCTCCAGCAAGGTGCTTTAACTGTGCAACGTCTGGACCGCGGCGATGTCTGGCTCGATACTGGCACTATCGATTCCATGTCCGAGGCTTCTTCCTATGTTGAGGTTCTGCAAAAGCGCACCGGCAATATCATCGGCTCCCCTGAGGTCGCTGCCTACCGTGAGGGTTTCATTTCCGCAGCTCAGCTCACTGTTTTGGGTGAGGAATTAAAGAAATCCGGCTATGGCAACTATTTGTTGCGCGTCGCTGGTGAATAG
- a CDS encoding sugar nucleotide-binding protein, which translates to MEYGKQLTSHTTDIDGLIIFDLPVHGDNRGWFKENWQRTKMVELGLPDFGPVQNNMSFNALKGVTRGMHAEPWDKFVSVAVGSVFGAWVDLREGSATYGKTVTVTIGPDTAVYVPRGIANGFQALEDGTLYTYLVNDHWSPDAEYSFVNLNMINWPLKPTEISDKDANHPALIDATPVPPRKVLVVGAGGQLGTALRAVFPDAEFLSRADLDITADLRVAKQWKQYSTIINAAAYTAVDRAENDRAAAWAINATAVANLATIARENNLTLVHVSSDYVFDGSQESYTEDAPFSPLGVYGQSKAAGDIAAATAPRHYIVRTSWVIGDGNNFVRTMKSLDERGIKPSVVDDQIGRLSFTADIAAGIAHLLEVGAEFGTYNLSNSGEPASWADIARAVFTEPSDVTGVSTAEYFADKETAPRPLNSVLDLSKIEATGFNAPTWQSRLNDYLKEL; encoded by the coding sequence TGACCTCCCACACCACCGATATCGACGGTCTGATCATCTTTGATCTCCCCGTCCACGGCGACAACCGCGGCTGGTTCAAAGAAAACTGGCAACGCACCAAAATGGTCGAACTCGGCCTGCCTGATTTTGGACCCGTCCAAAACAACATGAGCTTTAACGCCCTCAAAGGTGTCACCCGCGGCATGCACGCCGAACCTTGGGATAAGTTCGTCTCCGTCGCCGTCGGTTCCGTCTTCGGCGCCTGGGTTGACCTGCGCGAAGGCTCCGCCACCTACGGCAAAACCGTCACCGTCACCATCGGCCCCGACACCGCCGTCTACGTCCCACGCGGCATCGCCAACGGCTTCCAAGCCCTCGAGGACGGCACCCTCTACACCTACCTCGTCAACGATCACTGGTCCCCGGACGCTGAATACAGCTTCGTCAACCTCAACATGATCAACTGGCCGCTCAAGCCCACTGAAATTTCCGACAAAGACGCTAACCACCCTGCGCTTATCGACGCCACCCCTGTCCCGCCACGCAAGGTGCTCGTTGTGGGTGCAGGCGGTCAGTTGGGAACCGCGCTGCGCGCGGTTTTCCCCGATGCTGAGTTCTTAAGCCGCGCTGACTTAGATATCACCGCGGATCTGCGCGTCGCAAAGCAATGGAAACAATATTCCACCATCATCAACGCTGCCGCCTACACAGCCGTTGATCGCGCCGAGAACGATCGCGCAGCGGCGTGGGCAATTAATGCCACTGCCGTGGCGAACTTGGCGACAATCGCACGCGAAAACAACCTCACTTTGGTGCATGTGTCCTCGGATTACGTCTTTGATGGCAGCCAAGAATCCTATACTGAGGACGCACCATTTTCCCCGCTTGGCGTTTATGGACAGTCCAAAGCAGCCGGCGATATTGCAGCTGCCACCGCGCCACGGCATTATATTGTGCGCACCAGCTGGGTAATTGGCGATGGCAATAACTTTGTCCGCACCATGAAATCCCTCGACGAACGCGGCATCAAACCATCAGTTGTTGATGATCAAATCGGACGTTTGTCCTTTACCGCCGACATCGCCGCAGGTATCGCGCACCTGCTTGAGGTTGGTGCAGAATTTGGCACCTACAACCTCAGCAACTCTGGCGAGCCCGCAAGCTGGGCAGATATCGCACGCGCAGTGTTCACAGAGCCTTCCGATGTCACCGGAGTATCCACCGCCGAATACTTCGCCGACAAAGAGACAGCACCGCGTCCACTTAATTCCGTGCTTGATCTCTCCAAGATTGAAGCGACGGGCTTTAACGCGCCGACCTGGCAGTCCCGCCTCAACGATTACCTCAAGGAGCTGTAA